One part of the Microcoleus sp. FACHB-831 genome encodes these proteins:
- a CDS encoding type II toxin-antitoxin system HicB family antitoxin: MSRYSMIVQWSDEDRLFLVTIPEFGDRVVMPCTHGKTREEAIRNGEDAIEMYEDAWLAEGESIPEPSTLQIA, encoded by the coding sequence ATGAGTCGATACAGCATGATTGTTCAATGGTCTGATGAAGATCGGCTTTTCCTAGTCACGATTCCAGAGTTTGGCGATCGCGTTGTTATGCCTTGCACTCATGGCAAAACTCGTGAGGAAGCAATTCGTAATGGTGAAGACGCGATCGAAATGTACGAGGATGCATGGCTTGCAGAAGGTGAATCCATTCCTGAACCTAGTACGCTGCAAATTGCCTAA
- a CDS encoding type II toxin-antitoxin system HicA family toxin has protein sequence MRVLFICLSEGFGSHERWRHPLLRKTLTIPGKDGDDVPLYLEKQLAQLLTELAELKEDENS, from the coding sequence GTGAGGGTTTTATTTATCTGCTTAAGCGAGGGCTTTGGTAGCCATGAGCGTTGGCGACATCCTCTGCTCAGGAAAACACTCACAATTCCCGGCAAGGATGGGGATGATGTGCCGCTATACCTAGAAAAACAGTTGGCACAGTTATTAACTGAACTGGCAGAGCTAAAGGAGGATGAGAATTCATGA